The Streptomyces sp. NBC_00569 genomic sequence CTTGATGCCGGCGAGCGGGGTCCGCAGGTCGTGGCTGACGGCGGCGAGCAGGGCGGTGCGGATGCGGTTGCCCTCGGCGAGGGTGCGGGCCTGGTCCGCCTCGGACTGGAGGCGCTGGCGGTCGAGGACGACGGCGGCCTGGGCCGCGAAGGCGGCGAGGACGCGGCGGTCCTCGGCGGGCAGCACCCGGCCGGACAGGGCGAGCGCCATGTGGTCGCCGACCGGCATGTCGACGTCCGCGTCCTCGGGGCGTTCCACGGGGTGCGGGCCGACGCTGGCCGCGCGGGTCCACGGCTCGACGTCGCCCGCGCGTTCGAGGAGGGCGACGGAGTCCATGGCGAAGGTCTCGCGGACCCGGTCGAGCAGCGCGTCGAGGCTGTTCTCGCCGCGCAGGACGCTGCCGGCGAGGAAGGACAGGATCTCGGACTCGGCCCGCAGCCTCGCGGCCTGATGGGTGCGCCGGGCCGCGAGGTCGACGACGGAGGCGACCGACACCGCGACCCCTACGAAGATCACGATGGCGACGATGTTCTTGGGGTCGGCGACGGTGAACAGGTGCAGGGGCGGCGTGAAGTAGTAGTTCAGGAGGAGCGAGCCGACGGCGGCCGAGGCCAGCGCCGGCAGGAGACCGCCGACGAGGGCGGCGGCCACCGTCACGGACAGGAAGAGGAGCATGTCGTTCGCGAGGCCGAGATCGGTGGCGACGTGGGTGAGCGCGAGGGACAGCACGGCGGGCCCGCCGACGCCGATGAGCCAGCCCCAGATGATGCGGGAGCGGCCGAGACGCGCGCCGCGTGCGACGGGGAGGCCGCGCCCCTTGGCAACTTCCTCGTGCGTGACGATGTGCACGTCGAGGTCGGGGCCCGACTCGCGGGCCACGGTCATGCCGACGCCGGGCCCGAAGACGTACTGCCACGTCTTGCGGCGCGAGGAGCCCAGCACGATCTGGGTCGCGTTGACGCCGCGTGCGAACTCCAGGAGCGCGGCCGGTATGTCGTCCCCTATCACGTGGTGGAAGGTGCCGCCCAGGTCCTCGACGAGGGTGCGCTGGAGCGCGAGCTCCTTGGGGGAGGCGGCGGTGAGGCCGTCGCTGCGGGCGATGTAGACGGCGAGGATCTCGCTGCCCGAGCCCTTGGCGGCCATCCGCGCCGCGCGCCGGACGAGGGTGCGGCCCTCGGGTCCGCCGGTCAGGCCGACGACGATGCGCTCGCGGGCCTGCCAGGTGGAGCGGATGTTGTGTTCGCCGCGGTACTGCTGGAGGTATTCGTCGACGCGGTCGGCCACCCAGAGCAGGGCCAGTTCGCGCAGGGCGGTGAGATTGCCGGGGCGGAAGTAGTTGGAGAGGGAGGCGTCGATGCGGTCCGGCTTGTAGATGTTGCCGTGGGCCATGCGGCGGCGCAGCGCCTCGGGAGACATGTCGACCAGTTCGATCTGGTCGGCGCGGCGCACGACCTCGTCGGGGACGGTCTCGCGCTGGCGCACGCCGGTGATCGACTCGACGACGTCGCCGAGTGACTCCAGGTGCTGGATGTTGACGGTGGACACGACGTCGATGCCGGCCGCGAGGAGTTCCTCGACGTCCTGCCAGCGCTTGGCGTTGCGCGAGCCGGGCACGTTCGTGTGGGCGAGTTCGTCCACCAGGGCGACTTCGGGGCGGCGGGCGAGTACGGCGTCGACGTCCATCTCGGTGAAGACGGCGCCGCGGTAGGTGAGCTCCTCGCGGGCGATCTGTTCGAGGCCGTGGAGCATCACCTCCGTACGGGGCCTGCCGTGGTGCTCGACGAAGCCGACGGCACAGTCCGTGCCCCGCTCGATACGGCGGTGGCCCTCGGAGAGCATCGCGTAGGTCTTGCCGACGCCCGGTGCCGCACCGAGGTAGATCCGAAGCTTGCCGCGTCCCATGGCCCCATTGTCTTCCCGCTGCACGTGTTGTACGCAGCGTCGACCCTACGGCCACCAATTGCGGCAAATGGGGCGCGAGGGCCGCGGACGTGCGTCTTTGACGCAACTCTGATGCGGGCCGCGCCGCACCGGCGGCGTCTCGGTCAGCGGCGCCCGGGCGTCTCCCCTGACGCGGTGATCTCCGTGATCTCGCCGTCGCGCAGTTCGAGGACCCGGTCGGCGAGGTCGAGCAGCGCCGCGTCATGGGTGGCGACGAGCGTGGTGACGTGTTCGCTGCGGACGACGGCGCGCAGCAGCTCCATGACGGCGAGGCCGGTCTCGGCGTCGAGCTGGCCGGTGGGTTCGTCGGCGATGAGCAGGGCGGGCCGGTTGGCGAGGGCGCGGGCGATGGCGACGCGCTGCTGCTGGCCGCCGGACAGTTCGCCGGGGCGCTGCCTGGCGTGGTCGGCGAGGCCGACGAGGGCGAGGAGCAGTTCGACGCGCTCCTCGCGTTCGCGGGGGTCGGCCTTGCGCAGCCGCATCGGCACCCCCACGTTCTCGGCGGCGGACAGGATCGGGATCAGGCCGAAGGACTGGAAGATGAAGCCGATGCGGTCGCGGCGCAGTTCCAGCAGCCCGTTCTCGCCGAGTCCGGAGAGGTCCTGTCCGTCGACGGTGATGCGCCCGCCGTCGGGTTCGTCGAGCCCCCCGACGAGGTTGAG encodes the following:
- a CDS encoding sensor histidine kinase KdpD, which produces MGRGKLRIYLGAAPGVGKTYAMLSEGHRRIERGTDCAVGFVEHHGRPRTEVMLHGLEQIAREELTYRGAVFTEMDVDAVLARRPEVALVDELAHTNVPGSRNAKRWQDVEELLAAGIDVVSTVNIQHLESLGDVVESITGVRQRETVPDEVVRRADQIELVDMSPEALRRRMAHGNIYKPDRIDASLSNYFRPGNLTALRELALLWVADRVDEYLQQYRGEHNIRSTWQARERIVVGLTGGPEGRTLVRRAARMAAKGSGSEILAVYIARSDGLTAASPKELALQRTLVEDLGGTFHHVIGDDIPAALLEFARGVNATQIVLGSSRRKTWQYVFGPGVGMTVARESGPDLDVHIVTHEEVAKGRGLPVARGARLGRSRIIWGWLIGVGGPAVLSLALTHVATDLGLANDMLLFLSVTVAAALVGGLLPALASAAVGSLLLNYYFTPPLHLFTVADPKNIVAIVIFVGVAVSVASVVDLAARRTHQAARLRAESEILSFLAGSVLRGENSLDALLDRVRETFAMDSVALLERAGDVEPWTRAASVGPHPVERPEDADVDMPVGDHMALALSGRVLPAEDRRVLAAFAAQAAVVLDRQRLQSEADQARTLAEGNRIRTALLAAVSHDLRTPLAGIKASVSSLRSDDVAWSEEDQAELLAGIEEGADRLDHLVGNLLDMSRLQTGTVTPLMREIDLDEVVPMALVGVPDGSVDLDIPESLPMVTVDKGLLERAVANIVENAVKYSPEDETVLVAASTLGDRVEVRVVDRGPGVPDTAKDRIFAPFQRYGDAPRGAGVGLGLAVARGFVEAMSGTLTAEDTPGGGLTMVLTLTAATGRPPAGPISSAIAQRGRYA
- a CDS encoding ABC transporter ATP-binding protein, producing the protein MSQSTKAGTAVLGQDGGGPMVVIEDLHRSYGTGASAVHALRGVSFEVPRGELVALKGRSGSGKTTLLNLVGGLDEPDGGRITVDGQDLSGLGENGLLELRRDRIGFIFQSFGLIPILSAAENVGVPMRLRKADPREREERVELLLALVGLADHARQRPGELSGGQQQRVAIARALANRPALLIADEPTGQLDAETGLAVMELLRAVVRSEHVTTLVATHDAALLDLADRVLELRDGEITEITASGETPGRR